One Brassica napus cultivar Da-Ae chromosome C2, Da-Ae, whole genome shotgun sequence DNA window includes the following coding sequences:
- the LOC125582324 gene encoding uncharacterized protein LOC125582324, translating to MEVNNGKYTSFWYDSWSSLGCLRELLGDRGTVILGITANALVEDVLLNHRRRRHILGIFNEVECEIEKLRDMHNQDDDVPLWRQDDIRFANQFSTKKTWLYMRLAQPECRWNKGVWFPQSSPKFSFMLWVAVRNRLQTCDRMLRWSALTNMLCVLCQEEHETCQHLFFKCRYSGKVWKELVGGILKSAFTLEWSEILEVVSQQRSSFTAIEMYFLGYAFQALVHSVWRERNARRHGEQPREDKVLIKCVDKLIRLKLLAVKGRSQRYLEEGVSAWFGSRIQGSS from the coding sequence ATGGAAGTGAACAATGGAAAATACACATCCTTCTGGTACGATTCTTGGTCTTCTCTAGGTTGTCTCAGAGAATTACTTGGAGATAGAGGTACCGTTATTCTTGGTATCACAGCAAACGCTTTGGTTGAGGATGTGTTGCTCAATCACCGTAGAAGAAGGCACATACTGGGCATTTTCAATGAAGTAGAGTGTGAAATTGAAAAACTGAGAGACATGCATAACCAGGATGATGACGTTCCATTATGGAGGCAAGATGATATCAGGTTTGCAAATCAATTTTCTACAAAGAAAACTTGGTTGTATATGAGACTAGCGCAACCAGAATGTAGATGGAATAAGGGAGTTTGGTTTCCTCAATCATCTCCCAAATTCTCCTTCATGCTATGGGTGGCTGTTAGAAATAGATTGCAAACTTGTGACAGGATGCTGAGGTGGAGTGCATTGACAAATATGTTGTGTGTGTTATGCCAAGAAGAACATGAGACTTGTCAGCACTTATTTTTCAAATGTCGGTATTCTGGTAAAGTATGGAAGGAGCTAGTAGGAGGGATATTGAAGTCAGCGTTTACTCTAGAATGGTCTGAGATTCTAGAAGTTGTTTCTCAGCAAAGGTCTAGCTTCACAGCCATCGAAATGTATTTCCTTGGGTATGCGTTTCAAGCTTTGGTGCATAGTGTATGGAGAGAACGTAATGCTCGAAGGCATGGTGAGCAACCGCGAGAAGACAAAGTCTTGATCAAATGTGTGGATAAATTGATAAGACTGAAGTTGTTAGCAGTTAAGGGGAGGAGTCAAAGATATCTTGAAGAGGGTGTAAGCGCATGGTTTGGATCAAGAATTCAAGGCTCTTCTTAG
- the LOC125581660 gene encoding aromatic aminotransferase ISS1, with product MGSFGMLSRRTLGTDTPVMTQIRKLMAELTNPMSLAQGVVHWQPPQKALDKVKDIVWDPIVSSYGPDEGIPELRHALQIKLRQENKLTESAVMVTAGANQAFVNLVLALCDPGDSVVMFQPYYFNAYMAFQMTGVTNIIVGPGHPDTLYPDADWLEKTLSESKPTPKVVTVVNPGNPSGTYVPEPLLKRISKICKDAGCWLIVDNTYEYFMYDGLKHCCVEGDNIVNVFSFSKTYGMMGWRLGYIAYSERLDGFAAELLKIQDNIPICASIISQRLALYALEEGAGWITERVKGLVKNREIVKEALEPLGKENVKGGEGAIYLWAKLPEEHGDDFKVVRWLAHRHGVVVIPGSASGGSGYVRVSFGGLKEEEMRAAAERLRKGLEELVHLGMVE from the exons ATGGGATCGTTCGGGATGCTTTCGAGGAGAACATTGGGCACTGATACCCCCGTCATGACTCAG ATTCGGAAATTAATGGCGGAATTGACAAACCCCATGTCTCTTGCTCAG GGAGTGGTGCATTGGCAGCCTCCTCAAAAGGCCTTGGATAAGGTCAAGGACATTGTCTGGGATCCGATTGTTAGTTCTTATGGTCCCGACGAAGGTATTCCGGAGCTTAGACACGCTCTTCAGATTAAG CTGCGTCAAGAAAACAAGCTAACTGAATCAGCAGTGATGGTCACCGCAGGTGCCAATCAG GCGTTTGTGAATCTTGTTCTTGCACTATGCGATCCTGGTGATTCAGTTGTCATGTTCCAGCCCTACTACTTCAATGCCTACATGGCCTTCCAGATGACTGGAGTTACCAACATCATCGTTGGTCCTGGCCATCCTGATACTCTCTACCCCGACGCAG acTGGTTAGAGAAGACGCTCTCTGAGTCTAAACCGACCCCAAAAGTTGTAACTGTTGTGAATCCTGGTAACCCAAGCGGCACCTATGTCCCTGAACCGCTTCTCAAGAGGATTTCAAAGATATGCAAAGATGCAGGGTGTTGGCTGATTGTAGATAACACATACGA GTATTTCATGTATGATGGTTTAAAACATTGCTGCGTTGAGGGAGACAACATAGTTAacgtcttctccttctccaaaaCATATGGCATGATGGGTTGGAGGCTTGGCTAT ATAGCTTACTCAGAGAGACTAGATGGGTTTGCGGCAGAGCTCTTGAAAATTCAAGACAACATCCCAATCTGTGCCTCCATAATATCTCAGCGCCTGGCTTTATACGCACTAGAGGAGGGTGCTGGGTGGATAACAGAAAGGGTAAAGGGTCTGGTGAAGAACAGGGAGATTGTTAAAGAGGCGCTTGAGCCGCTGGGGAAGGAGAACGTCAAGGGAGGAGAAGGAGCGATATACTTGTGGGCAAAACTGCCGGAGGAACATGGAGATGATTTCAAGGTGGTGAGGTGGCTGGCTCACCGTCATGGAGTGGTGGTGATCCCGGGCAGTGCAAGTGGTGGTTCAGGGTATGTCAGGGTGTCGTTTGGAGGGTTGAAGGAGGAAGAAATGAGAGCTGCTGCGGAGAGGCTGAGGAAAGGATTAGAGGAGCTGGTTCACCTTGGAATGGTGGAGTGA
- the LOC106398529 gene encoding katanin p60 ATPase-containing subunit A1, which yields MGSNTNSLAGLQDHLKLAREYALEGSYDTSVIFFDGALAQINKHLNSLDDPMSRTKWMNVKKAIMEETEVVKQLDAERRAFKEAPTGRSRAASPPINSTKSSFVFQPLDEYPTSSSSSGAPMDDPDVWRPPTRDVSTRRPARPGMRKSPQDGAWARGGGGGGGAGPTTRTAPPSRGGRGSKSAAASARSSATAAAGKKGPASKSTKPDSTNRDAEDGKSKRGLYEGPDEDLAAMLERDVLDSTPGVRWDDVAGLSEAKRLLEEAVVLPLWMPEYFQGIRRPWKGVLMFGPPGTGKTLLAKAVATECGTTFFNVSSATLASKWRGESERMVRCLFDLARAYAPSTIFIDEIDSLCNSRGGSGEHESSRRVKSELLVQVDGVSNTATNEDGSRKIVMVLAATNFPWDIDEALRRRLEKRIYIPLPDLESRKALININLRTVEVASDVNIEDVAKRTEGYSGDDLTNVCRDASMNGMRRKIAGKTRDEIKNMSKDDISNDPVAMCDFEEAIKKVQPSVSSSDIEKQEKWFSEFGSA from the exons ATGGGAAGTAATACTAACTCGTTGGCGGGTCTACAAGATCACTTGAAATTAGCGAGAGAATACGCACTAGAAGGATCCTACGACACATCTGTCATCTTCTTCGATGGGGCCCTTGCTCAGATCAACAA GCATTTAAACAGCCTTGATGATCCTATGTCGCGGACTAAATGGATGAACGTTAAGAAGGCTATAATGGAAGAGACTGAAGTTGTGAAGCAGTTGGATGCAGAGAGGAGAGCTTTTAAGGAAGCTCCCACTGGTCGTAGTCGTGCTGCTTCTCCCCCTATCAATAGTACCAAATCTTCCTTTGTCTTTCAGCCCTTGGATGAGTATCctacttcctcctcctcctccggtgCTCCCATGGATGATCCTGATGTCTGGAGGCCTCCCACCCGTGATGTTTCTACCCGAAGACCCGCCAGGCCTGGTATGCGAAAGTCTCCTCAAGATGGGGCTTGGGctcgtggtggtggtggtggtggtggtgctggCCCTACTACACGGACTGCTCCACCTTCCCGTGGTGGAAGAGGCAGTAAGTCTGCTGCTGCAAGCGCCCGCTCTTCTGCTACTGCTGCTGCCGGAAAGAAAGGACCTGCCTCCAAATCCACCAAACCCGATTCTACC AATAGGGATGCTGAAGACGGCAAGTCAAAACGGGGATTGTATGAGGGCCCTGATGAAGACCTGGCTGCTATGCTTGAAAGGGATGTGTTGGACTCTACTCCTGGTGTCCGTTGGGATGATGTTGCAGGTTTGTCTGAAGCCAAAAGGCTGCTTGAGGAGGCTGTTGTCCTTCCTTTATGGATGCCTGAATATTTTCAG GGTATTCGGAGACCGTGGAAAGGAGTACTCATGTTTGGTCCTCCTGGAACAGGTAAAACTCTGTTGGCAAAAGCGGTTGCAACAGAATGTGGTACCACCTTCTTCAACGTCTCTTCTGCTACATTAGCTTCAAAATGGCGCGGGGAGAGTGAGCGGATGGTGAGATGTTTGTTTGATCTTGCCAGGGCATATGCTCCAAGCACAATTTTTATTGACGAGATCGACTCTCTTTGCAATTCTCGTGG GGGTTCTGGAGAGCATGAGTCGTCAAGAAGGGTGAAATCGGAACTCCTAGTCCAAGTAGATGGAGTGAGCAATACAGCGACAAATGAAGATGGAAGTCGCAAAATAGTGATGGTGTTAGCAGCTACCAATTTCCCATGGGACATTGATGAAGCTCTCAG GAGGAGGCTGGAAAAACGTATATACATCCCACTTCCAGATTTAGAAAGTCGCAAGGCTCTTATCAATATCAATCTGAGAACAGTTGAG GTGGCGAGTGATGTAAACATTGAAGATGTGGCTAAGAGAACGGAAGGATACAGTGGAGACGATCTGACAAACGTGTGCAGGGACGCCTCAATGAACGGGATGAGGCGGAAGATAGCAGGGAAAACGAGGGATGAGATAAAGAACATGTCAAAGGACGATATCTCCAACGATCCTGTCGCTATGTGTGATTTCGAAGAGGCCATTAAGAAAGTGCAACCCAGTGTGTCTTCCTCCGATATCGAGAAACAGGAGAAGTGGTTCTCTGAGTTTGGATCTGCTTAA